One Longimicrobium terrae genomic window, GTTCAGGTTCTGGTACTTGTCGATCAGCCGCCGCAGGTAGCCGAACCCCGCGCGCAGGTTGGGCTCCGGCTCCATGATGGCCTCGCGCGATGTCATCCGCCGGTCCAGCCAGCGCGCGGTGGATGGCATCAGCTGCGTCAGCCCCAGCGCGCCGGCGTGGCTGCGCGCCCGCGGGTTGAACCCGCTTTCCGCGCGCACCAGCCGGAAGCCGAGCTCCGGATCCAGCCCCTCGGTTTCCGCCGCGCGGTGGATGGTGCGCGCCAGCTGCGGCGAGATGCCGTACCGCATGGGCGAGGTGAACATCCCGCCGCGCCCCAGCTCCGTAAAGCGGTGCGCCTCGTCGCGCAGCCACCGCCAGAACTGCTGCCCCGCCGTCTCGTTCGCGGGGGCGGCCGGCGCGGGCGCGGCTTGCTGCGCGCACAGCACCGGGGTCCAGGCGCACAGCGCCACGAGGGCCAGCAGCACGGGGGTGCGCCGGCCCGCGCGGGCCGGCGTACGGGTTGCCGTGGAACTCACGTCGTCGTCTCCCTGTTCCGGGTTCCGCCTTCAAGGAAGCCGCACAACGTGGCCGCCGCGCCGAGCCCCGTCAAGCAAACGCGCGTTCGAACGCGGGTAGTGCAAAGCCTACGGGATAGAGCTAAGTGCTTTAACGGCACTGCCAGCCGCGGTTGCCTAGCCCCACTCCACCCGTGCCTGTGGGGCAGCGGTTTGGCAGGCAAACAGGCCGGTGCCCATCGTGTGGTGGATCAGGTATCGCAGAGGGCGGCCCCGGCATCCCGCGCCTTAGTTGGGGTGTGGTCGGACCTGCACGGAGCTCAAGCGGCTAGGTCGAAAGGAAGGTCGCTGATGTCACGCAGACGTTGGCTGGTTACCAAGGTTTCGACTTCTTCGGCCGGATAGTCGAATCTTGAATGTGAGCTCAGAGCTGCACGCAACTCGCGGAGAGCAAAATGGTACGTGCAATCCACATCTCCAGTCCCAAGTGCGATTGAGGTGATTCGCGCCGGCAAGGGCTCTGCGGTAACAACGATGATACGCGGTGTAGTTCCCTTCCGGTTCCGAACCAAGTTCAACGCCTCTGTACGTGTATTCTGGGCTCGGTCACTCCGGATAGTCCATTTGCACGAAATGCTTGCGTGCAGAAAAGCCAGCTTTTGGTTTGCCGAACGAAACGGGGTCAACGTAGCGAGCCCGGCCCCGGGCTCGACAAGCATCTGGTGCTGGTTGATTTCCGAGTCGTCAACAGGTTCACGCGCCACGGTGATGTCAGGCGTAATAAAATAGTCCTGCCCGAGTATGTCCCGGATCTCGGGGTGGGCGCTAGCTAGTCGGCTCAGCTTCGACAAGTGGGCATATTGTTCAAAAGCTGCGATTCCTAGCTTCGCTTGGCTTGTCGAAAACTTCCACTTGCCCGGCCGAAGGTGAGCGAGAAGCGGGAATGATTTGCTAAGAAACTCGCAAGTGCGCTTCCCGAACTCTGAACCTGCGCGTTGGGCAGTAGGAGGGTGAAGACAGAAGGGAGCCCCGATCTGCTGCGCTAGCGCATCCGCGATAGCGATACTCATTTTGGAACTCGAATCCGCGTTGGTGTAGCCTTTTGAGGTACCGCCACGCAGTCCGAGGATCTCGCTGCAGATACCCCGGTGATATTCCTTCCGCAGATCCTCGATCAGCATCGCTCACCCTGGGTGGATTCGGCCAGCACTAAGGACGGTTATTCTATTCTCATTCAGTGGCTGGGAAAAGGTGCCATCCCGGCAGACCACAATCCGCCACTGCACGAACAAGATCGTGTAAGGCTAAGTTCTTGCGCATCTTCCGATTGCGGTCTTGAAAATCGGCCTCTCTGCACCCATCTTTCCCCCGTTCACCCCCAGTCCTCCTGAGTACCGGATAGCCAGATGCTGACGTCTCTAGAGATTTGCGCTGGCGCTGGAGGCCAGGCGTTGGGGATCGAGCAAGCTGGTTTCAACCACGTGGCCTGCGTTGAGGTTGATCCGTTCGCCGCAGCTACGCTAAGAAAAAACCGCCCGGGCTGGAATCCGCTTGAGATGGATGTGCGTGATCTGCGGGCCCGGGACTACCGCGGCGTCGACCTGTTCGCGGGGGGAGTGCCTTGTCCCCCATTCTCGATTGCTGGGAAGCAACTCGGGGCTGAGGATGAGCGCGATCTTTTCCCGACGGCGCTCCGGCTGATTGAAAAAGCAAGGCCGAAAGCAGTCATGTTGGAGAATGTGAAAGGCCTTTCCGGTTCGCGTTTTTCGGATTACAGACGGGATGTAGTCGCTAGGTTAGAGCGGATGGGCTACCGGGTGGATTGGAGAGTGCTAAACGCTTGCAACTACGGCGTACCCCAGCTCCGCCCACGGTTCATTCTCATCGCGCTGCGCCCCCGCGCGTTCGCCCGGTTCGCATGGCCGGAGCCGGTAGGAGTTCCCCCGACTGTGGGAAGCACGCTACGTTCCGCTATGGCGGCACGGGAGTGGGCGGGTGCAAACGCATGGGCGGAGGTAGCCTCAGGCATCGCCCCTACGCTCGTTGGCGGATCGAAAAAGCACGGCGGGCCAGATCTCGGGCCAACCCGGGCTAAAGCCGCGTGGCGTGCAATGAGGGTAGATGCTATGGGCCTCGCCGACTTACCTCCCGGGCCAGATTTCCCCATCGATGGTGCGCCGAAGCTCACCGTCTCTATGGCCGCTGAGATTCAAGGCTTTCCCCGTGAGTGGGAGTTCGCGGGACGGAAAACGGCCGCTTATAGACAGGTAGGGAACGCGTTCCCGCCGCCTGTTGCAGAGGCTGTCGCAACCTCTATCCGGGATGCGCTCACGGGAAAAGGCACGGCGCGAGCCCGGCCGCGCAAATCTGAAGTGCTCACGCTAGATGTGTGAGTATTACCGGGTTGGCATTGAGAACTTGGGGCTGCGCTATGAGTAGCTATCGCCCGAAGCCCCGCGATGAAATTGCCCGTAACATGAGCGCGATCCGATCCAAGGACAATCGGACTGAGGTCGCTTTACGCAAAATTTTGCATCGCAGGGGACTTCGCTACCGCACCTACTACACCGGTCTGCCCGGTAAGCCGGATATAGTCTTTCCCCGGCAGCGTCTCGCCGTCTTCATTGATGGAGATTACTGGCACGGCCGGCTGTTGAGAGAGAAAGGCCTCGATGCTGTGGTGGCAAAGATAAAATCACCAAACCGGGAATACTGGGTACGTAAGTTCCAGCGGAATGTAGCACGAGACGACTTCGTGACGTCTGAACTGCGGGCGAAAGGCTGGACTGTCTTGCGCTTCTGGGAAAGCGACACTAAGCGGGACATTGAAGGCGTGGCACAAGTTATCACAGCGGCCGTGCGTGGGACTCTCGCGAGTAACACCAACGGCCCGGCGACTGAATAGATCACGCGTTTGTAGCACGCTATGCTCGCTTCCTTTTCTTTCGTTCGGTTTCGATGTGGCTCACTGCCGCCCGGGGCCCTTCCGGCGGCCACGCGGCAAACCGCTCGAGCCGGTAGTAGGAGATCATGCGCTTCCCCACTCGTTTCTTGCTAACCTTGATTTCCCAACCTATCGAGCGGAGTTCGCGTAAGCGCCGGGTTGGATCTCCTTTGTTTTCCTCTCGTGCTACCAGGTTGACTACATCGACCGGAACATCACGGCCTTGTAGTGCCTTCAGGAGTTCGCCAATCCGCAGGTGTACTTCCCCGTGGTTGATTGCATCGCGGATCGCCGGACCATATTCGTCAAATGAAGCAAAGTGAGCCTGCTTTCCGTGATTGTGCTCACTACAGAGCGCTTGGAGGTTATCAATGTCGTCTGTGCCACCCCAGTCGACGGGGATTTTATGATCAATGACTAGCTTTACGCGATCCTCCTTTGGTGACCTGCCGCACATCGCACACCTGTATCCATATGCCTCAAAAACGGTGGCCTCAGTCTTCGCACTTAATTGCCGCCGCGCGCCTCCTTTAGCGGGCCGTCGGCCAACGAGCTTGTACGTCGCTTCCGCACGCTTCCCAGAGCCGCGGCGGTGAACGACTTCAATCAGGAAATGAGTTCGCAACTCTCGCGTGCGGCGGTCTATCTGCTCATGTGCTTCCCCCAAGGTGCGCTCTGCATGGGCACGAATCTCCGCCATTGTGGGTGGATGATCCTGCCGCGCATGCAGGAGCGTGTAGATGGCCCGGTGATCGTCTCGCGGTAGAAGAAGGGCCAGCTCACTAGAATCCGGCTCTGGTAGCGGGTATAAAGGGCCACTCGCCCCATCAGCAAGTACAACCACTTCATCTAACTGGTCGGGTACCACAATCCCGTCCCAGCGTTGGTCTAAAAAGTCATCCTTGTGGCTGTCTTTAGAAAGCGCATCCATCTGCAGGTTGAGAAACCCGGGACCAGGGAATGAGGCGTCGTTCATAGAAAGCTCGGTGTCCGCTAACGTGCGTGCTGAACCGACTAGAGTTCCAATATCATATACTTTCCGCCATCGAGAGGACAGAGCCTCTTGCTTGCGGTCTGAATGCATTGGTTTCTAGCCAGTTCATGGAGGATCCGCATGCTTCTGTTTGCATTGTCGTCCATGCTCGGCGGCATCTCTTGGATCTGCGGGCCAGTCTGCTGTTGCAATCGCGTGTATCGGGACGTTATTTGTGATCCAGCTGAGTGTCTGCCTCGAGTCACACAGCGGTTTACCGAGATCCGCTCCCACCTTTCAGCCCTGGGCCCACATGAACGCGAGACTCGCCTTTTTGTCGCTGTCCTGCTGCTCGCATCTACCGCGGCGTGCGACAATCCCGTGAGCCGGAGCACACCGCCCAGCGCAGCGCCCGATGCACCGAGCAGCGCGAGGTCTGCGGATGGCGTGGTGTACTCGTGTGAGTTGTTCGTCCGGAACGTGCACGGACGTGGGCAGTCGGCCGAGCACGGGCGGCGGATGAACGTTGTGTTCCCGCGGGCGGAGCTGGCGCCCGGCGGTGTCACGCGGGCGTTCACCTACCGAGGGTACGCGAATGGCGCCACCCTGGTGCGGAACGCCGAATGCACGGTCCCGGCAACGCGGGGTGCCATGGAGCGGATCACCCGCACCTTCATTCGTGAGGGCGCCCCGGGCGAGCCGACAATGCAGGTGATGGCAGACCCGTGGGTGGTTGTCGTGACCGCATGCCAGAACGGGGGAACGTACCCCAGCTGCGAAGATCAACCCACCGACATCCCGGTGATGGAGAACGACTGCGCCTTTTACGGCACCTGCAGTCCGACCTCGCCTTCCGGCGGCGGCGGTGGGGGCGGCGGGGGAAATCCTTCGATGTCCTGCGATCCGAATGTCGATCCGACGTGTAATCAGCTACTGTCCGACCACGACAAGCAACTGATCAAGAATGCAATTGCTGCCTTCGTGCGTCCAAAGGCTGAGATCAGCGATTCTGCCACTGCAGAGATGTGCGAGCAACTACTTAACACATTCAACAGCATGGTGACGAGCGGGGAGGTGTTCAAGGGAAAGTATGATACACCCAGCGGAACACGCGATCATTACGGCG contains:
- a CDS encoding NgoMIV family type II restriction endonuclease, producing MLIEDLRKEYHRGICSEILGLRGGTSKGYTNADSSSKMSIAIADALAQQIGAPFCLHPPTAQRAGSEFGKRTCEFLSKSFPLLAHLRPGKWKFSTSQAKLGIAAFEQYAHLSKLSRLASAHPEIRDILGQDYFITPDITVAREPVDDSEINQHQMLVEPGAGLATLTPFRSANQKLAFLHASISCKWTIRSDRAQNTRTEALNLVRNRKGTTPRIIVVTAEPLPARITSIALGTGDVDCTYHFALRELRAALSSHSRFDYPAEEVETLVTSQRLRDISDLPFDLAA
- a CDS encoding transglycosylase SLT domain-containing protein, translating into MSSTATRTPARAGRRTPVLLALVALCAWTPVLCAQQAAPAPAAPANETAGQQFWRWLRDEAHRFTELGRGGMFTSPMRYGISPQLARTIHRAAETEGLDPELGFRLVRAESGFNPRARSHAGALGLTQLMPSTARWLDRRMTSREAIMEPEPNLRAGFGYLRRLIDKYQNLNLALLAYNRGEGAVDRDLRRGRDPENGYTRYVLGIGVERYRGDGRRTAGNRE
- a CDS encoding HNH endonuclease; translation: MNDASFPGPGFLNLQMDALSKDSHKDDFLDQRWDGIVVPDQLDEVVVLADGASGPLYPLPEPDSSELALLLPRDDHRAIYTLLHARQDHPPTMAEIRAHAERTLGEAHEQIDRRTRELRTHFLIEVVHRRGSGKRAEATYKLVGRRPAKGGARRQLSAKTEATVFEAYGYRCAMCGRSPKEDRVKLVIDHKIPVDWGGTDDIDNLQALCSEHNHGKQAHFASFDEYGPAIRDAINHGEVHLRIGELLKALQGRDVPVDVVNLVAREENKGDPTRRLRELRSIGWEIKVSKKRVGKRMISYYRLERFAAWPPEGPRAAVSHIETERKKRKRA
- a CDS encoding very short patch repair endonuclease, with product MSSYRPKPRDEIARNMSAIRSKDNRTEVALRKILHRRGLRYRTYYTGLPGKPDIVFPRQRLAVFIDGDYWHGRLLREKGLDAVVAKIKSPNREYWVRKFQRNVARDDFVTSELRAKGWTVLRFWESDTKRDIEGVAQVITAAVRGTLASNTNGPATE
- a CDS encoding DNA cytosine methyltransferase, whose amino-acid sequence is MLTSLEICAGAGGQALGIEQAGFNHVACVEVDPFAAATLRKNRPGWNPLEMDVRDLRARDYRGVDLFAGGVPCPPFSIAGKQLGAEDERDLFPTALRLIEKARPKAVMLENVKGLSGSRFSDYRRDVVARLERMGYRVDWRVLNACNYGVPQLRPRFILIALRPRAFARFAWPEPVGVPPTVGSTLRSAMAAREWAGANAWAEVASGIAPTLVGGSKKHGGPDLGPTRAKAAWRAMRVDAMGLADLPPGPDFPIDGAPKLTVSMAAEIQGFPREWEFAGRKTAAYRQVGNAFPPPVAEAVATSIRDALTGKGTARARPRKSEVLTLDV